One window of Peteryoungia desertarenae genomic DNA carries:
- a CDS encoding TlyA family RNA methyltransferase, protein MKTRPEPQRLDQLLVALNLFASRARARDAIQRGTVKVDGKVVTKPSLVFAATHEFTIDDPAQDYVSRAALKLVAGLDRFGLDPSGCDCLDVGASTGGFTEVLLKRGAGHVTSVDVGHGQFHPRLASDPRVTNIEGLNARYMEAEDIDDREIDFIVSDVSFISLKLALVPALELAVPGAHCLLLVKPQFEAGREAISKAGLLKEPETAPLVAAELERWLVEDMGWESLGLIPSPIAGGDGNEEFLLAGRKPAEADLDGDDRDEDDA, encoded by the coding sequence ATGAAGACACGTCCCGAACCTCAACGCCTCGACCAGCTGCTGGTTGCCCTTAATCTTTTTGCCAGTCGCGCCCGTGCGCGCGACGCGATCCAGCGCGGCACTGTCAAGGTCGACGGCAAGGTCGTGACCAAGCCCAGCCTCGTCTTCGCTGCAACGCATGAGTTTACCATCGATGATCCAGCCCAGGATTATGTGTCCCGTGCGGCCTTGAAGCTCGTTGCCGGCCTTGATCGCTTCGGACTCGATCCCAGCGGCTGCGACTGTCTCGATGTCGGCGCCTCGACCGGCGGCTTTACAGAGGTTCTGCTCAAGCGCGGCGCCGGGCATGTGACATCGGTGGATGTCGGTCACGGCCAGTTCCATCCGAGATTGGCAAGCGATCCTCGCGTTACCAATATCGAGGGTCTCAATGCCCGCTACATGGAAGCCGAAGATATTGATGACCGCGAGATCGACTTCATCGTGTCTGATGTCTCGTTCATTTCCCTGAAGCTTGCGCTGGTGCCTGCCTTGGAGCTTGCCGTGCCTGGCGCTCACTGCCTGCTGCTCGTCAAGCCGCAATTCGAAGCCGGGCGCGAGGCGATCAGCAAGGCCGGCCTGCTGAAGGAGCCGGAGACGGCGCCGCTGGTTGCGGCCGAACTGGAACGCTGGCTGGTCGAGGACATGGGCTGGGAAAGCCTGGGTCTCATCCCCTCGCCGATTGCCGGTGGCGATGGCAATGAAGAGTTCCTGCTCGCCGGTCGCAAGCCCGCCGAGGCCGATCTCGATGGGGATGACCGCGACGAGGATGATGCATGA